CGCGGCTGAGCTTGAGGAAGCCCGAGACGACGAGCTGCTTGCTGAGGGCGGCGAGGCAGCGGTTGGTGATCTTGCGAATGCTCGAGCTCTGGTAGCCGAGCTTCTCCGCCACTTCCGACGGACCATAGCCGAGACCGTAGCGCAGGGCCACGATCTTCTGGCAACGCTCCGGTAGCCGGGCGACGGCGCGGCGCAGATCATGGTTGAGGGCTCGTTGGTCCTGCCGTGACTTGCCGGGCTGAGCCATCAACTCGAGGATGGCCGTGTCCACCGTGTCGTAGAGCTGACTACGGCGCTTGCGCCAATACATGATGCAGCGGTTCTTGAGGGTCGCCACCAGCCAGGGCTCGGGCTTCTCCACCTGGTCCCGCTTGTAGATCAGGGTCAGCATGGTCTGCTGGATCAGATCTTCGCCGTCCTCGTAGGGAATGCGATAGCGGTAGAGGACCTGGCGCAGCCGGGGCTGCATCTTGGCCAAGAGGTCCTCCAGGGAGAGCTCCTCCGCAGTGTCCACCGGCTTGCTCATCGGCCTGCCTCCTCCACCGGGAGCCTTTCGGAGAAGGTGGTGTTCCGAAGGGACCAGCGGTCCCGGAGAGATCTCGAGACGAACATCAGCTGTGATCGCTCCGGTGTCCGAGCTGACCGTAGAACAAGGAGGAGAGGGCGTTGAAGGTCGCCGAGGCGACGGCCCGACGGCGGGTCTCGACGCCGCCGGTGAGGGAGCTCATCATGCCACCGCTGCGGCGGGTTCCGGGAACTGCCAGGGGCAGGTCCTCGTTCTCCAGACCTTCGATCAGACGCTCCGGTAGCTGCACCGCGCTGCTGGCCCCCAGGGCTTCTCCCCCACCGGGGCCCACGATGGCGGTCCAGCTGCGGACGAAAAAGAGGGATTTGTCGCCGGCTTCGACGCCGTCCAGACCGCCTTCGGTGGAGACGTAGAACTGGTAGGTATTGCCCAGCTCCTCGGCGAGGGCACGAGCGCGGCTGCGGGTCAGGTCCACCGTGTCCTCGTCCCGCAGGGGCAATCCCAGGAGCCGGTCTTGGACCTGATGCGGAACCAGGGCAACCGGCACCACTCGAGACAGGTGCTGACGCAGGTAGGTCAGGAAGCCGTCTCGGACGCCCAAAAGCTTTTCGGGGTTGGGAGAAGCCACGGCGACTTCGATCCCCGATTGAAGGGCTTGCCAGAAGTCCTTAGGATGGTTCGATATGGTCATTACAAGTCCGGGCAACAAGACGCTCAAGACTATTCGCCGGCTGCGTCAAAGTAAAGGCGACCACATCCTGCTGGAAGGGGCCCACCTGATCACCGAGGCCCTGGACGCGGGCCTGGTACTGGAAACCGTCTTGGCAACGCCGGAGCTCTGCGCCCAGCCGCGCTATCAGCCGCTGCTGGAGCGCCTGCCGAGGCCACCTCTGCTGGTGGCAGCCCGGCTGCTGGATCAGCTCGCCGACGCCGACTCGCCCCGGGGCCTGCTGGCGGTGGCTCGGTTGTCCCGCGGTGGCGTGACGGCTCTGCCGCGCCGCCGGGACGGGATCTACCTCTTCTGCCAGGGCCTGCAGGACCCGGGAAATCTGGGAGCTCTGGCGCGGGTGGCGGAAGCTGCCGGATGCGCCGGGTTGGCTCTGTCTGCCGGCAGCGTCCACCCCAACCACCCCCGAGCTCTGCGCGCCTCCACCGGCAGCCTGCTGCGACTGCCGGTAGCCGCGGGATGTACGCCGGAACAGCTCCAAGAGCACCTGAAGGAGCTCGATCCGGGCTGGCTGGCCCTGGTCCCCCGCGGCGGGGAGGACCTCTACTCCGCCTCCCTGGACGGAGCTTTGATCCTGCTCCTGGGGGCGGAGGGGCCCGGCCTGGATGCGGATCTGGTGGCGCGAGCCCACCGGCGACTGACCATTCCTCTGGCGCCGCCGGTGGAATCCCTCAACGCCACCGTCGCCGCCGCCCTACCTCTATTCGAGATTCGGCGGCGGCGCGCCTCCGCTGCATCCGGCCCGTCCAACCAGGGCGCTCCTACTGCTTGAGCTCCCGGATCACCTCCACCAGCGCCGGAACAACCTCGTGGAGATCCCCCACGA
This genomic stretch from Acidobacteriota bacterium harbors:
- a CDS encoding RNA methyltransferase is translated as MVITSPGNKTLKTIRRLRQSKGDHILLEGAHLITEALDAGLVLETVLATPELCAQPRYQPLLERLPRPPLLVAARLLDQLADADSPRGLLAVARLSRGGVTALPRRRDGIYLFCQGLQDPGNLGALARVAEAAGCAGLALSAGSVHPNHPRALRASTGSLLRLPVAAGCTPEQLQEHLKELDPGWLALVPRGGEDLYSASLDGALILLLGAEGPGLDADLVARAHRRLTIPLAPPVESLNATVAAALPLFEIRRRRASAASGPSNQGAPTA
- a CDS encoding sigma-70 family RNA polymerase sigma factor encodes the protein MSKPVDTAEELSLEDLLAKMQPRLRQVLYRYRIPYEDGEDLIQQTMLTLIYKRDQVEKPEPWLVATLKNRCIMYWRKRRSQLYDTVDTAILELMAQPGKSRQDQRALNHDLRRAVARLPERCQKIVALRYGLGYGPSEVAEKLGYQSSSIRKITNRCLAALSKQLVVSGFLKLSRDES
- a CDS encoding DUF84 family protein; this encodes MASPNPEKLLGVRDGFLTYLRQHLSRVVPVALVPHQVQDRLLGLPLRDEDTVDLTRSRARALAEELGNTYQFYVSTEGGLDGVEAGDKSLFFVRSWTAIVGPGGGEALGASSAVQLPERLIEGLENEDLPLAVPGTRRSGGMMSSLTGGVETRRRAVASATFNALSSLFYGQLGHRSDHS